The following nucleotide sequence is from Streptomyces sp. NBC_00239.
CCGGGACGCGCACGGAGGCGCGCTTGAGCCAGCGGTCGGTGCCGTCGTAGCGGGCTTGGAAGGGGACGCGGCCGTGGACCACGAGGTCGTTGTCGACGACGAGGACGTCACCCGGGGTGAGGCTGACGGCGACGGAGACGCGGGCCAGTTCGGCCGAAAGTCGACCGTAGGCGGCCCGGTAGGCGTCGTCGGCCTGGTCGACGGGGGTGTACGCGGGGTCGTAGCGCAGGGTCATGCCGTCTTCGGTCGCGAAGAGCGCCGGAACCGCGGGCGGGGCCTGTTCGGCGAAGCCCTGGGCCTCTTCGTAGGCGTCGTCGGGGAGGATCGGCAGGACCGGCCGGACGAGGAGGTCGATGTCCTCGTCGGCGAGGCGGGTCTTGCGGATGCTGGCCGCCGTGGTGGCGATGTCGTCGTGGTTGCGCATGCAGCCGAGGATCAACAGGTGGGCGCGGCCCGGGTGGAAGGCGTCCTCGGTGTGCGGGCTGAGAAGCACCGTGCTGCTGGCGCCGGTCTGTGCGGTCTCGTGGCCGGGCGAGGGGACGATGTTGTGTACGAAACGCCCGTCCTGCTGGCCTTCCCAGGCGATGGGGTTGCCCATCACGGTGGAGAGCAGGAGCAGGGCGATGTCGTGGACCGCTCCGCTGTCGCCGGCCGTGGCCCAGCTGGAGGGCGTGGTCCCGATGGCGGCGTCGTCCACTTCGATGCCGCGCAGGATGTACAGGCCGTCCTCGGTGTCGACCGGCCGGCAGTGCGCGCGCAGTTCGTCGCTCAGGCCGGCGGCGGTTTCGGCAACGCGGGCCAGGAGCTGGGGGCTTGTGGCGGACGTGCCGAACTCGGCGAGGATCTTCTCCGCGGCCAGGCGGAGTTCACCCACGGTGTGGGGGTCGAGCTTGCGGACAGGTGCGGCTGCCGTGCTCATGGCGGAGTGGTCCGTTTCGTCGGATGGCAGGGGAATCCCGCTTCTGCGGTACGGTCTCCGGCGGCCGGACGTCCGGGAGTTTCGTAACCGGCAGGATTCGACGGGTTGTTGAGGTTCCCGTCGGGGGATGCGGGGACAGGCGAACGTCCCGAACCGTAACACCGAAATCAGGTAAGGCAAACCTTAGCAATAAGACGTGACGTGGCGAGATTCGGACGTACGACCCACACTTGCACGGGACTTGCGGAAATGGTTGTCATTAGGATAGGCAAACCTAAGCACTTTGGCAGGTTCGGCCCGACCGGTTCGACGGAGAGATCCGGACGCGTGCCCGACACCCCTGCCACCCCCGTAGCTTCAGCGGAACGAGGACGTACGTGAACTTCAACAGGCGCCAGGTGTTGTGGGCCGGCGGAGCGATGGGCACGGCGGCCCTGCTCGCCGCCTGCTCCTCGGGAAGCGGCGACAGCGCGACGGACAAGGCCCCGCAGGGTGACGGCAAGCCCAAGGCCGGCGGAACCCTGCGCATCGGCGCGCTCGGCCGCGCCGGCGCCATCACCCGCGACCCCCACGGCTCCCAGGCCAACGAGAGCGACTACCTCGTCATCGCGCTCGCCTTCGACACCCTCACGATGCCGGGCGCGAAGGCCAACACCGTTCCCCGTCTGGCCACTTCGTGGGAGTCCTCGGCCGACCTCAAGACCTGGAAGTTCAAGATCACCAAGGGTGCCGTCTTCCACGACGGCACCCCGGTGACCGCAGAAGACGTGGTGTGGTCCCTGCGCCGCCTGCGCGGCACCCCGTCCGGCGCCGCCCGCCTGCCCGGTGTCAAGGGCCCCGAGAGCATCACCGCCGAGGGCGCCGACACCGTCGTCATCGTCTCCGACTACGCCAACGCGGACTTCCCGCTCCTGACGCGGCTCACCACCTTCGTCATGAAGAAGGGCACCTCCGACAAGGCGCTCGACAAGGCCCCGGGCACCGGCCCCTTCAAGCTCGACTGGTACCGCAACGGCAACGCCCGCCTCGTCCGCAACGACAAGTGGTACGGCGGCGCCGTGCACCTCGACGCCGTCGAGGTCACCATGTTCGAGACCCCCCAGGCCATGGCCAACGCCCTGCTCGCCGGGCAGATCGACGTCGCCTCCAACGTCGGCGCGGTCGCCGCCCGTACCGCCGAGGCCCGCAAGGACATCCAGGTCGTGCGCCGCCCCGACGACATGGCCATGCCCATCGTCATGCGCGCCGCCAAGGGCAGCCCCTTCGCCGACCCGCGCGTCCGCGAGGCGATGCGCCTGGTCGTCGACCGCGACGCCATGGTCAAGCAGGTGCTGTCCGGCTACGGAGCCGTCGCCAACGACGTCATGGGCACCGGCGACCCCGCGTACGCCAAGGACATCCCGCAGCGCAAGCGGGACCTGGAGAAGGCCAAGAAGCTCCTCGCCGAGGCGAAGTTCGACCTGTCCAAGACCTACTCCCTGGTGACCACCGAGGACATCCCCGGCCTCGCCGAGTCCGCCACGCTCTTCGCCAACCAGGCCCGCGAGGCCGGCATCAAGGTCGAGGTCGTCAAGCAGGAGTCCGGCGCCTTCTGGGAGAAGACCTGGAAGACCGGCGATTTCTACACCACCTACTGGGGCACCAACGACTCGGTCGTCTTCTTCGCCTCGAAGACCATGGGCACCGCGGCCGGTCTGAACGAGGCCGGCTGGGCCGACCCCGGCTTCGACGCCGCCTACCGCAAGGCCATCGGCGCCGGCGACCCCGCCCAGCGCGCCGCCGCCCTCAAGGAGCTCCAGCAGATCGAACACGAGCGGTCCGGCTACCTGCTGTGGGGCATGGCCGACGGCATCGACCTCGCCGCCGCCAAGGTGCAGAACCTGCCCAAGCTCGCCGGCTACGGCCGCGTCCAGCTCGAAGGCGTGTGGCTGCGTTGAGCCGTACGGCCGAGACCGGACCGGTGCCCGCCCCCGCAGTGGGGGCGGGCACCGGCCCGCGCCGGGCCGCCCACCTCGCCCTGCGGGTCGCGGGCGCGGCGGCCCGCCGGGCACTGATGCTGGTCGCGCTGCTCGCCGTGGTGTTCGCGGCCGTCGAGGTGCTGCCCGGAGACGCGGCGAGCGCCAGCTCCGAGCGCGGCGAGAGCGCCGCCGACCTCGACACCCGCAGGCATCTGCTGGGGCTCGACCGGCCCCTGTGGGAGCGGTTCTTCGACTGGATGACCGCACTGCCCACCGGAGACCTGGGCACCTCCGCCCGCGGCCAGAAGGTCACCGACCTGCTGGCGGACCCGCTGCCCAACACCCTCGTGCTGGGCCTGAGCGCCTTCGTCCTCACCGTCGTACTGGCGCTGGTGCTGGGCTGCTGGGCCGCCGCCCGGCCCGGCCGTCCGACCGACCGCGTCATCGGGCACAGCGCCACCGCGGCGTTCGCGGTACCCGAATTCGTCGTCTCCGTGGTGCTGTTGACGACCCTCTCCCTCTGGACGGGCTGGCTGCCCGCGGTCACCGTCACCGGCGGCGACGGCAGGCCGGTCAGCTGGACCATGCTGGTCATGCCGGTGCTGGCCCTGGTCATTCCGCAGACCGGCTGGAACACCCGGATCGTCCGCGGCGCGCTCGCGGACCAGGCCGCCACACCCCACGTCGAGGCGGCCCACCTGGACGGGCTGCCGCTCGCCCACGTCCTCCTGCGGCACCAGCTGCCCGGCGCGATACCGGCCATCGCCACCGGCGTCGCCACCTCCACCGGCATGCTCCTGGGCGGCGCCATCGTGGTGGAAACCCTCTTCAACTACCCGGGAATCGGCAGCCTCCTGGCCGGCGCCGTCGCCAACCGCGACACACCGCTCATCGCCGGAGTCGTCGTCTGCGCCGGGGCCGTCATCAGCCTCGTCCTGCTCACCGCCGACCTCATCCGCAACGCCACCCTGGGAGACCGCGCATGAGCACCACCGCCCTCCCCCAGGCCGAGCGCCGCGCCACCCACAAGGCGCGGAACACCGTACTGATCGCACTCGCCGCGCTACCCCTCCTGCTGGCCCTCACCGGCCCGCTGTTCGCGCCGCACACCCTCGACACCCCCGTCACCGCCCCGTACGCGACTCCCGGCGGCGGCGCGGCGCTGGGCGGGGACCAACTCGGGCGGGACGTCCTCAGCCGCCTCCTGCACGGCGGCACCCTCCTCATCGGCAGCGCGCTGCTCGTGGCCGTCGTGGTCACCCTCAGCGCCACCCTGATCGGCTGCGTCGCCGTCCTGCGCCCCGCATTCGGCCGCCTGGTCGAACGCTGCGCCGACGTCGCGATCCTCCTGCCCTCCCTGCTCGGCATCATGCTGATCGCTCTCGCCTGGCCCAGCGGCGGGCGCGGGGCCGTCACCCTCGCGGCCATCGCCCTCGGCATCCCCTACGCGGTACGGATCGTGGCCGCCGCCGCATCGCCCCTCGCCGCCGCCGGATACGTCGAGGCGGCCGTCACCCGCGGCGAGTCCACGGCCTACATCGCCCTGCGCGAGATCCTCCCCAACCTCCGCTCCACCGTCCTGACCCTGTTCGGACTCCGGTTCGTCGAAGCGGTCTACGTCATCTCCATGGCCGGATTCCTCCAGATCGGCCCCCAACCACCCGCCTCCGACTGGTCCCTGATGGTCCGCGAGAACGCCCCCGGCATCCTCCTCAACCCCTGGGCCGTCCTCGCCCCGAGCCTGGCCATCGCCCTCATCGCCATCACCGTCAACTTCGCCACCACGGCCCTGGCCCCCGACACCTCACCGAAGGCGGCGACCCGCTCGTGAGCGACCTCACCCAGCACCACCACACGCCGGCCGCCCCCCGCACCACGGCCGCGCCCCCACCGGTCGTGACCGTCAGCGGCCTCCGGATAGGGATACCGGGCGGCCCCGCCCTCCTCACCGAAACCTCCCTCACGATCCACGCGGGCCGCGTCACCGCCCTCACCGGCGCGTCCGGCTCCGGCAAGACCACCCTGCTGCGCGCCCTCGTCGGCCACCTCCCGCCGGGCGCCGTGATCTCCGAAGGCACCCTCGACGTCCTCGGCCACGCCCCCCACCGGCTCGCCCCGGACGCGCTGCGCCGACTGCGCCGCACCGGAGTCGCGTACGTCGGCCAGGACCCCGGCTCCGCCCTCAACCCGCGGATGACGGTCCGCCGGCTCGTCCGCGAACTCGCCACCGACACCCGCGACGAAGCCGTCCTCGCCCTGCTGGCCGAATGCCGCCTGCCCACCGGCGCGGGTATCGCCGACCGCAGGCCCACCGCCCTGTCGGGAGGGCAGCAGCGACGCGTCGCTCTCGCCCGCGCCCTGGCCCGGACCCCGGAGGTCCTCCTCCTCGACGAGCCGACCGCCGGTCTCGACGCGACCCTGCGCGACGAAATCGCCCGACTGCTGCGCGAGTTGGCCAGGAATCGGAACCTCGCCGTCGTCATCGCCACCCACGACCCCGAGCTCGTGGACGCCTGCGCCGACCACACCGTACGGCTGACCGCGCCCGGGCAGATGATCCCTGCCGCCCGCACCGCACCGACCCCGCCCGCCTCCGCCACAGCGCCTGCCGCGGCCGCCGGCTCCGGCCCCGCCTCGAAGGGCTCCCACGCCACCGCCCCGGGTGCCTCCTCGGGTGCCTCCTCGGGCGAAGGGGTCGCCGCGCACGGCATCGACGTGTTCTTCCGCGACGGCCGGCGGCGCCGCCCCGCACTGAACGGTGTGGACTTCACCGCCGCGCCGGGATCGGCCGCGGCCATCGTCGGGCCGTCCGGATCCGGCAAGACCACCCTGCTCCGCGTCCTGGCCGGCCTGCACCGCCCGGACGGCGGG
It contains:
- a CDS encoding ABC transporter permease — encoded protein: MAALSRTAETGPVPAPAVGAGTGPRRAAHLALRVAGAAARRALMLVALLAVVFAAVEVLPGDAASASSERGESAADLDTRRHLLGLDRPLWERFFDWMTALPTGDLGTSARGQKVTDLLADPLPNTLVLGLSAFVLTVVLALVLGCWAAARPGRPTDRVIGHSATAAFAVPEFVVSVVLLTTLSLWTGWLPAVTVTGGDGRPVSWTMLVMPVLALVIPQTGWNTRIVRGALADQAATPHVEAAHLDGLPLAHVLLRHQLPGAIPAIATGVATSTGMLLGGAIVVETLFNYPGIGSLLAGAVANRDTPLIAGVVVCAGAVISLVLLTADLIRNATLGDRA
- a CDS encoding TauD/TfdA family dioxygenase, producing MSTAAAPVRKLDPHTVGELRLAAEKILAEFGTSATSPQLLARVAETAAGLSDELRAHCRPVDTEDGLYILRGIEVDDAAIGTTPSSWATAGDSGAVHDIALLLLSTVMGNPIAWEGQQDGRFVHNIVPSPGHETAQTGASSTVLLSPHTEDAFHPGRAHLLILGCMRNHDDIATTAASIRKTRLADEDIDLLVRPVLPILPDDAYEEAQGFAEQAPPAVPALFATEDGMTLRYDPAYTPVDQADDAYRAAYGRLSAELARVSVAVSLTPGDVLVVDNDLVVHGRVPFQARYDGTDRWLKRASVRVPGRRTRPEAEAGEHGYGQGALEAHAN
- a CDS encoding ABC transporter ATP-binding protein, whose product is MSDLTQHHHTPAAPRTTAAPPPVVTVSGLRIGIPGGPALLTETSLTIHAGRVTALTGASGSGKTTLLRALVGHLPPGAVISEGTLDVLGHAPHRLAPDALRRLRRTGVAYVGQDPGSALNPRMTVRRLVRELATDTRDEAVLALLAECRLPTGAGIADRRPTALSGGQQRRVALARALARTPEVLLLDEPTAGLDATLRDEIARLLRELARNRNLAVVIATHDPELVDACADHTVRLTAPGQMIPAARTAPTPPASATAPAAAAGSGPASKGSHATAPGASSGASSGEGVAAHGIDVFFRDGRRRRPALNGVDFTAAPGSAAAIVGPSGSGKTTLLRVLAGLHRPDGGELTLDGAPLAAHARRRTRAQQRRIQLVPQNPLAALNPRRTVGHQLARPLSLHTDLSKSAIRDRITDLLGQVELPADFADRYPGELSGGQRQRVSIARALAAGPDVLLCDEVTSALDADTAAGVMDLLTTLRERHRTTLVVVSHETHLIARYTDTVHLIDAGRITASGLTGTVLPST
- a CDS encoding ABC transporter substrate-binding protein, translated to MNFNRRQVLWAGGAMGTAALLAACSSGSGDSATDKAPQGDGKPKAGGTLRIGALGRAGAITRDPHGSQANESDYLVIALAFDTLTMPGAKANTVPRLATSWESSADLKTWKFKITKGAVFHDGTPVTAEDVVWSLRRLRGTPSGAARLPGVKGPESITAEGADTVVIVSDYANADFPLLTRLTTFVMKKGTSDKALDKAPGTGPFKLDWYRNGNARLVRNDKWYGGAVHLDAVEVTMFETPQAMANALLAGQIDVASNVGAVAARTAEARKDIQVVRRPDDMAMPIVMRAAKGSPFADPRVREAMRLVVDRDAMVKQVLSGYGAVANDVMGTGDPAYAKDIPQRKRDLEKAKKLLAEAKFDLSKTYSLVTTEDIPGLAESATLFANQAREAGIKVEVVKQESGAFWEKTWKTGDFYTTYWGTNDSVVFFASKTMGTAAGLNEAGWADPGFDAAYRKAIGAGDPAQRAAALKELQQIEHERSGYLLWGMADGIDLAAAKVQNLPKLAGYGRVQLEGVWLR
- a CDS encoding ABC transporter permease, translated to MSTTALPQAERRATHKARNTVLIALAALPLLLALTGPLFAPHTLDTPVTAPYATPGGGAALGGDQLGRDVLSRLLHGGTLLIGSALLVAVVVTLSATLIGCVAVLRPAFGRLVERCADVAILLPSLLGIMLIALAWPSGGRGAVTLAAIALGIPYAVRIVAAAASPLAAAGYVEAAVTRGESTAYIALREILPNLRSTVLTLFGLRFVEAVYVISMAGFLQIGPQPPASDWSLMVRENAPGILLNPWAVLAPSLAIALIAITVNFATTALAPDTSPKAATRS